In Camelina sativa cultivar DH55 chromosome 16, Cs, whole genome shotgun sequence, a single window of DNA contains:
- the LOC104750592 gene encoding probable protein phosphatase 2C 14 yields the protein MSTTKLASGEKKTNLSSPMANTSSPLSSSSPLLMIPKVLPLTMRRKRPTQLDIPDIKPARTEYSIFRDFAHQNDAVSLGGNGFGLVSRKGKKKFMEDSHRVVPCLLGNSKKGFFGVYDGHGGGKAAEFVAENLHKHVLEMMKNCKEEDEKVEAFKAAYLKTDRDFLEQGVVSGACCVTALIQDQEMIVSNLGDCRAVLCRAGVAEALTADHKAGRDDEKKRIESEGGYVDLHRGAWRVNGTLAVSRSIGDANLKKWVVAEPETRILKLEQDMEFLVLASDGLWDVVSNQDAVDTVLRVLAQRKTPTESENENLGQGFVNMSPSSKLRRVSLVDSPPVLSPICAKSPSSYNNSENEAPSPHCENGSPLSKLRRTTPVRRMKMDSESSWAKAACKELTNLAMKKGNMDDVTVVIIDLDHYKC from the exons ATGAGTACTACTAAACTCGCCTCTGGGGAAAAAAAGACGAACCTTTCTTCTCCCATGGCTAACACATCATCACCcttgagttcttcttctcctttgctgATGATCCCAAAGGTCTTGCCTTTGACTATGAGGAGAAAGAGACCCACCCAGTTAGATATCCCTGACATCAAACCGGCTCGAACTGAGTActccatattcagagactttgctCACCAAAACGACGCCGTATCTCTCGGTGGTAACGGTTTTGGCCTTGTCTCCCGgaagggaaagaagaagttTATGGAAGATAGTCACAGAGTTGTTCCTTGTTTGCTTGGTAACTCCAAAAAG GGTTTCTTTGGAGTTTATGATGGTCATGGAGGTGGGAAAGCTGCTGAATTTGTGGCTGAGAATTTGCACAAACATGTGCTTGAGATGATGAAGAACtgtaaggaggaggatgagaaaGTTGAAGCCTTTAAAGCTGCTTACTTGAAGACTGATCGTGATTTCTTAGAACAG ggtgttgtgagTGGTGCTTGCTGTGTTACTGCTTTGATACAAGATCAGGAGATGATTGTCTCGAATTTGGGAGATTGTAGAGCTGTCTTGTGCAGGGCAGGTGTTGCTGAGGCTCTTACTGCTGATCACAAAGCAGGAAGGgatgatgaaaagaaaagaattgagAGTGAG GGAGGTTATGTTGATCTTCATCGAGGGGCTTGGAGAGTTAATGGGACACTCGCTGTTTCCAGAAGCATTGGAGATGCAAACTTGAAGAAGTGGGTGGTTGCTGAACCTGAAACAAGAATACTCAAATTGGAACAAGATATGGAGTTTCTTGTCTTAGCTTCTGATGGACTTTGGGATGTGGTCAGTAACCAAGATGCGGTTGACACCGTGCTGCGTGTTCTAGCTCAGAGGAAGACGCCTACAGAGAGTGAGAATGAGAACTTGGGGCAGGGCTTTGTCAATATGAGCCCATCTTCGAAACTCCGTCGTGTTTCGCTGGTGGATTCACCACCAGTTCTGTCTCCAATATGTGCAAAGTCCCCAAGTAGCTACAACAACTCAGAGAATGAAGCACCCTCACCACACTGTGAAAACGGGAGTCCACTTTCAAAGTTACGGAGGACCACACCGGTGAGGCGAATGAAGATGGACTCCGAGTCTTCTTGGGCCAAGGCTGCTTGCAAAGAACTCACTAACCTGGCTATGAAAAAAGGTAACATGGATGATGTTACAGTGGTGATCATAGATCTCGATCACTACAAATGCTGA
- the LOC104750593 gene encoding alpha-L-fucosidase 3-like, with protein sequence MNPIISSLFTFSLLSSFLSLSTSSTHAQQCHFPAIFNFGDSNSDTGGLSAAFGQAGPPHGSSFFGSPAGRYCDGRLVIDFIAESLGLPYLSAFLDSVGSNFSHGANFATAGSPIRALNSTLRQSGFSPFSLDVQFVQFYNFHNRSQTVRSRGGVYKTMLPDADSFSQALYTFDMGQNDLTAGYFANKTVEQVETEVPEIISQFKNAIKNIYGQGGRYFWIHNTGPIGCLAYVIEWFPVKASDFDAHGCVSSLNHLAQQFNHALKQAVIELRASLAEAAISYVDVYSVKHELFLHAQGHGFKRSLMSCCGHGGKYNYNKGIGCGMKKTVKGKEIYIGKPCDEPGKAVVWDGVHFTQAANKFIFDKIAPGLSMACHRQ encoded by the exons ATGAATCCAATCATATCTTCTTTGTTTACtttctctttgctttcttcATTCCTCTCACTATCAACATCATCAACGCATGCGCAACAATGTCATTTTCCAGCAATCTTTAACTTTGGTGACTCTAACTCCGACACCGGTGGTCTCTCTGCCGCTTTTGGCCAAGCTGGTCCTCCTCATGGCTCTTCCTTCTTTGGCTCACCCGCCGGAAGATACTGTGACGGTCGCCTCGTCATTGATTTCATAG CGGAGAGTCTTGGATTGCCATATCTAAGCGCGTTTCTAGACTCGGTTGGTTCAAACTTCAGCCACGGAGCTAACTTCGCGACCGCGGGGTCTCCCATCAGAGCTCTTAACTCTACTCTACGTCAAAGTGGATTCAGCCCTTTCTCACTCGATGTTCAGTTCGTCCAGTTCTACAATTTCCATAACAGATCTCAAACTGTTCGTAGTCGTGGAGGGGTTTACAAGACCATGTTGCCTGACGCAGACAGCTTCTCACAGGCTTTGTACACGTTTGACATGGGACAGAACGATCTTACTGCAGGTTACTTCGCTAATAAAACCGTGGAACAAGTTGAAACTGAAGTTCCTGAGATCATTAGTCAGTTCAAGAATGCTATCAAG AATATTTATGGACAAGGAGGGCGATACTTCTGGATTCACAACACAGGACCTATTGGTTGTTTAGCGTATGTTATCGAATGGTTTCCGGTTAAAGCATCAGACTTTGATGCACACGGATGTGTCTCTTCCTTGAACCACTTAGCTCAACAGTTCAATCACGCTTTGAAACAAGCAGTGATCGAGCTAAGAGCTTCGTTGGCTGAAGCTGCCATCAGTTATGTAGATGTCTACTCTGTCAAGCATGAGTTGTTTCTTCACGCTCAGGGTCATGGGTTCAAGAGATCGTTGATGTCATGTTGTGGACATGGAGGGAAGTATAACTACAACAAGGGCATTGGGTGTGGGATGAAGAAGACTGTGAAAGGTAAAGAGATCTACATTGGGAAGCCGTGTGATGAGCCTGGTAAGGCTGTCGTGTGGGATGGTGTACACTTCACACAGGCTGCTAACAAGTTTATCTTCGATAAGATAGCGCCCGGGTTGAGCATGGCTTGCCACAGGCAGtga
- the LOC104750595 gene encoding uncharacterized protein LOC104750595 has protein sequence MGIFSRSSISRKSNDGMKIIATAFFGVTFGFLIGISFPSLSITKVSLPTNFLPSNDLSYVEEKGSTIATPESHKAWSSSKDNDSSSSSPIDKSKIWVPSNPRGAEMLPPGMIAAESDFYLRRLWGLPQEDLTSEPRYLATFTVGINQKANIDACVKKFSENFTIVLFHYDGQVSEWDEFEWSKTAIHISVRKQTKWWYAKRFLHPDIVARYDYIFIWDEDLGVEHFNAEEYIKMVKKHGLEISQPGLEPNQGLTWQMTKRRGDMEVHKITEERPGWCSDPHLPPCAAFVEIMAPVFSRDAWRCVWHVIQNDLVHGWGLDFALRRCVEPAHEKIGVVDSQWVVHQSFPSLGNQGEATDGKAPWQGVRDRCTKEWTMFQSRMASAEKDYFKSLQVEGSSNSTTTAI, from the exons ATGGGAATATTTTCACGCAG TTCTATTAGTAGGAAATCAAATGACGGGATGAAGATCATTGCAACAGCATTTTTCGGAGTAACTTTTGGCTTTTTGATTGGAATATCATTTCCATCATTATCAATCACCAAG GTGAGTCTCCCAACAAACTTTCTTCCTTCAAACGATCTGTCATATGTAGAGGAAAAGGGTTCGACAATTGCAACTCCAGAAAGTCATAAAGCTTGGTCATCATCAAAGGATAATGATAGCAGCTCATCCAGTCCAATCGACAAATCGAAG ATTTGGGTACCTTCAAATCCTCGTGGTGCTGAAATGTTGCCACCGGGTATGATTGCTGCTGAATCAGACTTCTATTTGCGCAGACTATGGGGGTTACCGCAGGAG gATTTGACCAGTGAACCAAGATACCTCGCAACATTTACAGTGGGTATTAATCAGAAAGCAAATATTGATGCTTGTGTCAAGAAG TTTTCAGAAAACTTCACCATTGTCCTGTTTCATTATGACGGCCAAGTAAGCGAGTGGGATGAGTTTGAATGGTCGAAGACTGCTATACACATTAGCGTTCGAAAGCAGACTAAATG GTGGTATGCAAAGAGGTTTTTGCACCCTGATATTGTAGCACGATATGATTATATATTCATCTGGGATGAAGACCTTGGGGTAGAGCATTTTAATGCAGAAGA GTACATAAAGATGGTGAAGAAACATGGCCTGGAGATTTCCCAACCTGGCTTGGAACCAAACCAGGGGTTAACGTGGCAGATGACAAAGAGAAGAGGAGATATGGAAGTCCACAA GATAACAGAAGAAAGACCTGGATGGTGCTCAGATCCTCATCTCCCTCCATGTGCTGC ATTCGTCGAGATCATGGCTCCTGTGTTTTCTAGAGACGCCTGGCGATGCGTGTGGCACGTGATCCAG AATGATTTGGTTCACGGTTGGGGACTTGACTTTGCACTCAGAAGATGTGTTGAG CCTGCACATGAGAAGATAGGAGTAGTAGATTCTCAGTGGGTCGTTCATCAATCTTTTCCTTCCCTTGGCAACCAA GGTGAAGCGACGGACGGGAAAGCACCATGGCAAGGg GTGAGGGATAGATGCACAAAGGAATGGACAATGTTCCAGAGTAGAATGGCTAGCGCAGAAAAGGATTATTTCAAATCTTTACAAGTAGAAGGCTCCtccaattcaacaacaacagccaTTTAA
- the LOC104750596 gene encoding probable E3 ubiquitin-protein ligase XERICO produces the protein MGLSHYPTASDGLVPMLVMNTVVSVSILKNMVRSVLQVVSSDTNEARNIEDGVDHEDSERNRISITHFDTLCVKGSMKEREDLECCVCLCGFKEKEEVTELVSCKHYFHTACLDKWFGNNHTTCPLCRSIL, from the coding sequence ATGGGTCTTTCTCATTACCCGACGGCGTCTGATGGATTAGTGCCAATGCTAGTGATGAACACAGTTGTTTCGGTGTCTATCTTGAAGAACATGGTAAGGTCTGTTCTTCAAGTGgtgagctctgataccaatgagGCAAGGAACATAGAGGATGGCGTAGATCATGAGGATTCAGAAAGAAATAGAATCTCAATCACACACTTTGATACTCTTTGTGTGAAAGGAAGCATGAAGGAGAGAGAAGATTTGGAGTGTTGTGTGTGTCTATGTGGGTTTAAAGAGAAGGAGGAAGTGACTGAGTTAGTGTCTTGCAAGCATTACTTTCACACGGCTTGTCTTGATAAATGGTTTGGTAATAACCACACCACATGTCCTCTCTGTAGATCCATCCTTTAG